From Chiloscyllium punctatum isolate Juve2018m chromosome 36, sChiPun1.3, whole genome shotgun sequence, the proteins below share one genomic window:
- the LOC140460320 gene encoding uncharacterized protein, producing MENPEESHPVEKPWKCGDCGKGFRVPSALEIHQRSHTRERPFSCTECRKGFTQASTLLRHQQVHTGERPFSCPECRKGFTQAASMLRHQRRHTGERPFRCPECGKGFTRASILLTHQRVHTGERPFPCPECGKAFSNSSHLLTHQRVHTRERPFSCPKCGKGFSQVGTLRKHQLLHTGERPFSCPECWKAFSDSSALLRHQLVHTGEWPFRCPECGKGFSDSSNLQTHRRVHTGERPFSCPECGKAFSDSSNLQTHRRVHTGERPFSCLECGKAFGDSSALLTHRRVHTGQRPFSCPDCGKAFSKSSDLLKHQRVHTGERPFSCPECGKAFSYSSALLAHRRVHTGERPFSCPECGKAFSSSSYRLNHQRVHTGERPFSCLECGKAFSNSSNLLTHRRVHTGERPFSCPECGKAFNSSSHLLTHQRVHTGERPFPCTVCGKAFSNSSNQLNHQRVHTGEKPFTCSRCGKGFTRSFNLRSHQRVHMPLQED from the exons ATGGAGAATCCCGAGGAATCTCACCctgtggagaaaccgtggaagtgtggcgactgtggaaaaggcttccgtgtcccgtctgccctggagattcatcagcgcagtcacaccagggagaggccattctcctgcacCGAGTGCAGGAAGGGTTTTACTCAGGCTTctaccctgctgaggcaccagcaggtccacacaggggagaggccattctcctgccctgagtgcaggaagggctttacccaggctgCCTCcatgctgaggcaccagcggcgccacacaggggagaggcccttcaggtgccctgagtgtgggaagggctttacccgggCCTCcatcctgctgacccaccagcgggtccacacaggagagaggccattcccctgccccgaatgcgggaaggccttcagcaattcctcccaccttctgacccaccagcgtgtccacacgcgggagaggcccttcagctgtcccaagtgtgggaagggattcagtcaAGTGGGCaccttgcggaagcaccagctgctccacaccggggagaggcccttcagctgccccgagtgctgGAAAGCTTTCAGCGATTcttctgccctgctgaggcatcagctggtccacacgggggagtGGCCTTTCAggtgccccgagtgcgggaagggctttagcGATTCCTCCAATCTCcagacccaccggcgggtccacacgggggagaggcccttcagttgtcctgagtgcgggaaggccttcagcgattcctctaATCTCcagacccaccggcgggtccacacgggggagaggcccttcagttgcctcgagtgcgggaag GCCTTCGgtgattcctctgccctactgacccaccggcgggtccacacaggacaaaggcccttcagctgtcctgactgcgggaaggccttcagcaaatcCTCTGACttgctgaagcaccagcgggtccacacgggggagaggccgttctcctgcccagagtgtgggaaggccttcagctattcctctgccctgctggcCCAcaggcgggtccacaccggggaaaggcccttcagctgccccgagtgtgggaaggccttcagcagttcctcctACAGGCTGAACCACCAACGGGTCCACACGGGTGAAAGGCCTTTCAGCTGCTTAGAGTGCGGGAAAGCCTTCAGCaactcctccaacctgctgacccaccggcgtgtccacacgggggagagacccttcagctgccccgagtgcgggaaggccttcaacagttcctcccacctgctgacccatcagcgggtccacacgggggagaggccgttcccctgcacagtgtgcgggaaggccttcagcaattcctccaaccagctgaaccaccagcgggtccacacgggcgAGAAGCCCTTCACCTGCTCTCGGTGTGGGAAGGGTTTCACCCGCTCCTTCAACCTGCGGagccaccagcgagttcacatgcCATTGCAGGAGGATTGA